The sequence ACAAACGGTGGTGtgggggagcagagaggatgatgGGAAAGCAGCCGGTAAAACTCAGTTCTCCCTCTGAGGATGATGATTGGCAGTCGGGGAATGGAGAGTGGGGGGGGCCTTTAGGTTATTGAAGTCAGTTGGTAACTTGGCATGTCTGTCACAGTTGGCGTAATGGGCAAGTTGTTTGGGGTGGTAGGTTTTGGAAAGTCCTTCCTCCCCCTCACAGGTAGCCCTCCTTGCGGAACTGTTCCTGCAAGATATCCCGGTACTCGTCAAAGCCCCCCTCCACTCGCCGCACGTTCCCGTGCTCACagacccacagctctctgcacaCCATCCGGATCAGACGCTCGTCGTGAGAAACAAGGACCACCCCACCCTGAGGAGAGGATAGAGTTTAAAAAAAGGGTATATACACACATTAAAACTTCAAGTGTTCAAGTGCTATCACTTCCATTGATTGTTAGCCAAAATAAGCTTGTAGTGGCTGTTTAAAGAAAACCGATTTCATAGGTTTTCTCCAGATTTACTCTATTGATTAACATTGTGAGATAAATAAAAAGGACATTTTTCTCAGCGACTTAGTTTATTTAACAAGCTTACTTTGAATTTGTTGAGCGCCTTCGCTAGAGCCTCGATCGTTTCCATGTCCAGGTGATTGGTCGGCTCGTCAAGGATATAGAAGTTTGGGCTGAGAGAGAAAAGGTGAGTAAGAGATAAAATATAGCTGCAAGCAGCAATGAAACAAGAACGCGGGTTTATGAGCAGGCTGAAAGAGACGGCTGCATTGAAGTATTATACATCCTTGTACATGGAACAATTCAAAATACTACGTGCAAGTGTTCACTAAATATAATAAATGATTTATAGCGTCATGAAATGGCTGTTTGACGTAGCAATTAGTCCTTTGCAAACTTTGTTGGGACTAACAAACACTGTAAATCGCCAAATCTCTCGACCTTATTTGAAGAATCTCTTTTTAGCATTAGCATAAATGCTAGCTGTTGGAGGTTCACAACTGAATTGCTTGCTGTTTCCATGTTCTTTTTTTTGTATTAACACCTGCTTTGAAATACAGCTTCCTACTAGTGTCGGCAAGAGCCTTAATCAGTTTCAAGGTGATACAGCGAAGACAAGTTATTCATCTTTTTTACAAAGTTGCCATTTTCTCTTCCATCTTTTGACGTAACGCTTCTCTCAAACTTAGTAAAGACATACATTCTGAGTTTAGTCAACCGGATATATGGTTCATGAGAAGATTTGATTTTAAAAATCCAACATGTTGGAAAATTCAACATGGCGGACTTCATGGGTCCTTGAAGCAAATTTGTTCCTTATGAGAAACACTGATATACCAAATTCCGTGGTTATACGTCAAACAGGGTGGTGGGGCTGAGCATTAGACTCTGAATACAACGCCACCTAGTAGTAGTGGTTTTGATATACATTGATATTGCCAGTCTACATGTTTTGACCAATCGGGCATTGAGCTATTCCAACAATATTATTAGGGGTGCTTCGCTGCCAGCAACCCTAATAATAAATTCTGCGACGGATTATAACCATCTCATCAATAGGATCTTGACACTTCTCAAAATGAATAGCGTTCTCATGTCCCCTCTCCAGTTCTGTTCCAATTGTTATTACTTCTCAAACTGAATAGCGTTCTCTCATGTCCCCTCTCCAGTTCTGTTCCTAGTGTTATCAGGGCAGTTTGACAGATGTCCAGTatatttcttatttacaaggtAAGTTGGTTTgaaacaaattctcatttacagcaacgacctggggatgagttacaggggagatgagaggttgaacaagccaactggaagctggggatgatgcTTAGGTGGCCGTGGTGGATAAGGGGCCATTAGGGAATTTAAGCCGGGTTATCACCACAACTCTTGCAACAACTACCATGGGTTCTTGAAACGACCACAGAGACGGTTTAACATCGGAAGGATAGAGAAATGTAATCCCATTATTAGACATCATGGTCAAGTTGTATACTGCTTGTACAAGGACGTTTTTCCCAACTCAACTAAAACCAGTTTACTACCATAAAATGACTATTTGACATTGTGAGAAATCATGTGTGAAATATTGGGTTCATGAAGTGTAATAATAAAAAGGCATTACCAAGGCATGGTCATCTGAGCGAAGGCCACCCGGCTCTTCTGCCCTCCTGACAGACTGGCCACCGGCCGAGTTGCCAGCTCACCGGTTATCCCATAGCCACCCAGTTGGTGCCTGTACTCCTCCTCGTTACGACCTGGGAGGGAGGgacgaggagagagcgagagagaaaaaaggggTTACAAATTACGAAGATTGCAGGCAATAGATGGGTTGGTTGTTAAGCAACATTGGCCCAAACAGACacggttggcttagattgttgccAGCACGCAAAAtatatttagtctccaatgtttattgaaaacaaacacatttgCACAATgcgcacttgttgtctctcaaatacatctttacagttgttggttagctagctagcaaatttgAGTCATATTAGCATATATTGACAATCAAAACACctcaagaacaagataaaactagctgaaacgagctACCTACGATTCCTCACATGACAGCTTcatgtcattgttgctagctatccggccatccagaatcacaacacacTGCTTTTTGCACCATTGAAGGGTGTGCATTGTTtttgtgacgttgtcagctaagCCATCTACAGGGATCCGTAACAACcaccagggtcgtgttcattagggtaggcaacaaaaaaaacagggCATTTCTGATTGGACCAAGTCCAGGTAGCCCATCTCTGTTCCAATCAGTTTCCTTtgcatttggtgcctaatgaacacagccCAGGCTTTGATAATGATCAGTATTGGTGTGTTTTGGTGGTGGTGGTCACCTGGGAATTTGTTGAGTAACAGCTCAATTGAACACACGTTGAGGTCCAGTTGATCCACGTGGTGCTGACTGAAATAACCGATCTTCAGGTTCCTGAGCGAGAAAGGGAAATAAAGCTGTCATTTACTTCCCTGCACGCACCCACACCCACCGAGACACACACTAGCAGCAGAGGAACATGGCTGACGTCAAGCATGGAACCTCACCGATGGGCGTGTCTGATGCCATTGACAGGCGTTAACTCTCCCATCAGTAGCTTGAGCATGGTGGATTTACCCGCCCCGTTCTCACccacctgagagacagagagagacaagagaccgACTGTAGGTACTACTTTAGCAGTTGGAAGGTTGCACAGAGCATCGTCTGTGGAAGTGTGTCACAGATTTAAAGTACAATATTAATGGATGCACAATATATCAGTGACCATATTGACCAGATGTGGGGAAAAAGGTAGATATGTTCTTACTAGCCTTATGAACATAGAAACTTGTTTGCAGTTCAGATCTGTGCTAGGATGATTAAAAATGGCCATAAAATGAAAAAATATCTGAATCAGTCGATATTGCAAAGAAAATATTGGATATTGGCATCAGCCCAGAATGATCACATCGGTGCATCCCTAACTATTAGCAGTGCATGTGATTTAGATCTGGTCATCAGGATTGAGAGCAGTGTGATTAATACGTACGATGCAGATGCGAGACTCCAGGTCTGCagacacagacagctgtgtgaagAGGCACTGGTCAGTGTTATAGTAGAACTCCACCTCATCCAACTGGAGCACCGGGGGAGACAGCTTCTCAAAGTTATCAGGGAACctgtggacagacacacacacgttagCACTCAGATTAATATGAGAATTGAAACCTGACTTCATTTGGGACAGGAGGAGCGGTCTCTTACTTTAAGGTGACTTCGGTTTCCTTCTCCAGAGGTTTGAGTTCAGGCCTGCAGGAGACAAGAGAAGAGCAGCGAGGGAATGGATGACGGATGACAACAACAGATATTCTTTAATTCTTTACAATGACCATTCCGCTGTGCACAGGCAAACAAACACGCAGAGGTCATCATGCATGTGCAAGATGGAAGTTATCCTTTACAATGAATTGGACTTTCAGGCTGTAATTCCCAGGGAGCACTACGTGAGAGAAAGCAGGGTGGGGCGCATGTTAACATCTTATTTTGAAATAGACGGTAACTCACAGTTTTTCTAAGAGCTTCAGCTTGCTCTGCACCTGTGCCGCTCTGTTGGCGTTGTATCTGAACCGGTCGATGAACACCTGTGACAGAGGAAAGTAATCAATCCACGATTATAATATAGTAATAAGACACTATAATATATATTCTAATAAGTATTTAGCAGGATGTTGATAAGTTAGGCATATCAAGatctaaaacaaacaaacactaaTCAGCAAAGATAAATGCTTAGAAAGTGCATTGTTATTACACTTGCCATAGGCCTTTTAGGTTATCTGTATGTAAGCAGGACTGTGTGTGTAAGCCAGTGTGTGGGTTCCTAACCTGGATGTGCTCTCTGTACTGAAACTGGGCCTCGTACTCCCTCTGCTGGTTCTTCAGGCGGTCCTCTTTGGTCTTGACAAAGTTCTCGTAGTCGCCGCGGTAACTCTCCAGCCGCTGCGAGTGCAGGTGGACGATGTCAGTCACCACGGCGTTGAGGAAGTTCCGGTCGTGGGACACCACCAGGATGGTGGTCTGCCAGGTCTGTGGGGGGCGGAGGTGTTAAACAGGCCATATGGACGTTGAACTTGTTGCTCATGCTTTAATCTCTCCATCCTCCCAAAGTGTGCATTCGTTCACTTCCATTCACTGATATCAAAAGAAAATAAGTGGTATAAGAAATATGGTGGTAACTCCACCGAGCCAATGCCTCCACCAATCCAATGTCTTTAGATTTGTAGGAAGTATTGAACGAGTGCACACCATTTCATAAGTGGTGAAAGAAAACAATCCATTTGAAGCTAACTATGTATGCGTCACTGATGGGTGTGTCCCTTCCTGCCAATTTAGCGGAgcctctttttgttgttgttgccggACCCCTTTTTGGCTCAAGAGGACCCCCAGAGGCAGAAGTTGACAGCAAAGTAGAATTACCCACCACAATCTAGCAATGCAAAATTCCATACGTTCCTATTCTCTACCCATTCTCCCTGAAATGTCCACTCATTCACACCCCTTGCCTTGGACTGGTGTAAGAAATATGACGGAAAGTCCCTCTAGTCCACGCATGCCCATGCtttcaccaatccaatgcttttaaataCTGTAGTGAGAATGTGCACACTTTGGGGAGAAGGGAACCGAATTGGATTTGGCATGCAATGTTAAGTGTGTCGGTAAGCAGGAGTAACCTACCTGCAGGTAATTCTCCAGCCAAAGAATGGCTCGGACATCCAACATGTTGGTGGGCTCTGagaaacaaacagacagaaagacagagacagacagtcagtcaaaaGGGCGTTTTGCACTGACTATTGGACACCGTCAAACTGTTCAAAGATACTCAATACAAAAATACTTAATGTGGTTTAATCACTCACCATCAAGTAACAAAAGATCAGGcctaaaaaaatgaaaaatacacACATTATTTGGAGAGTTGAAGCTAGCCTTAAAATATTTAGCAGAGCCACACCAATTGATGGTGTTTAAATTGAGATTCAGAAAACAGCTCATAAGAGCATTATAAATGTACATcaatattctaatataatctctGTCCTTGTATTTTAATTGGGTAGACTGTCCTTTGGATAAAAGAAGTGACAAGGAGAAACTCACTTGGCAAAGAGAGCTCTAGCCAGAGCTAATCTCATCCTCCAACCTCCAGAAAACTCCCTGTGAAGAGAACACCGAGATCAGTTAATCACATCCGcgtgcgtgcgcacacacacacacacacacacacacacacacacacacacacacacacacacacacacacacacacacacacacacacacacacacacacggtaact comes from Salvelinus alpinus chromosome 21, SLU_Salpinus.1, whole genome shotgun sequence and encodes:
- the LOC139547570 gene encoding ATP-binding cassette sub-family F member 3-like; translated protein: MSCRILWAHALFLWKSRCIMATYVDILKSEFPEIDTEVFEYITGVLDCGGVEFEDGEEVYDAIGGLLQGSSSDCKNEDDIRDICQQMFNTLKLSNGHAASKQVLLDAPVRLSQISAECVSATNDVQGIWMMKRGQNTTVDARKLEKAEAKLKQKQGRRNERDSQKTTNPLVLEEASASQASSKKDSRVDLSGKNRSYDIRIENFDVSFGERSLLQGAELSLSTGRRYGLIGRNGLGKTTLLKMLASRSLRVPAHITILHVEQEVAGDETGALQSVLESDTVREGLLTEERLLNARIANGTAEGMETIRLSEIYAKLEEIEADKAPARASIILCGLGFSPKMQTQTTKEFSGGWRMRLALARALFAKPDLLLLDEPTNMLDVRAILWLENYLQTWQTTILVVSHDRNFLNAVVTDIVHLHSQRLESYRGDYENFVKTKEDRLKNQQREYEAQFQYREHIQVFIDRFRYNANRAAQVQSKLKLLEKLPELKPLEKETEVTLKFPDNFEKLSPPVLQLDEVEFYYNTDQCLFTQLSVSADLESRICIVGENGAGKSTMLKLLMGELTPVNGIRHAHRNLKIGYFSQHHVDQLDLNVCSIELLLNKFPGRNEEEYRHQLGGYGITGELATRPVASLSGGQKSRVAFAQMTMPCPNFYILDEPTNHLDMETIEALAKALNKFKGGVVLVSHDERLIRMVCRELWVCEHGNVRRVEGGFDEYRDILQEQFRKEGYL